In Geotalea uraniireducens, one genomic interval encodes:
- a CDS encoding transglycosylase domain-containing protein, with translation MVSLSLLRKEILCRFVAGLFLLLLLIPAPARAQAQDRIAAYPLLPAGYSSIRVFDRHGRFVGRILPEQRYWVPLDRIPVFLQRAVVAVEDARFYEHGGIDMVGIARALVKDVVKGKFVEGGSTITQQLIKNLYLSGEKTLDRKVKEGLMAIEFEKKYTKQQILEMYFNRIYYGNGAWGIAQAARLYFDKNPDELSDAECALLAGIPKNPVRYNPLGKAANVATRRDVVLRRMVDQKIITARQRQKLRAHPVTVVPPSQTPRYLAYLRGKLIERYGAGVVDQGGLEVTAALDLKLQKTAEKALHDGAGRISPTLQGALLCLDPTSGDVLAAVGGVEAAASSYNRVFAARRQPGSAIKPLLYAAALDKGLTASSIWSDAPETYNRGNGETWRPENYGRETFGELTLRQALAYSNNVIAVKVLETIGVPYFVDFARKMGVSLQAANGLSLALGTADVSLNDMVLAYAPLATGGSRPEERAIIRIFDRRRRTWTENPPASTPVLAPATAFVTTQMLKDVLTYGTAKALKKFSQRHPAAGKTGTTSDYRDAWFIGYTPQLITGVWLGYDKPKPGGKGFTGGVAAAPIWERFMRQAVADRPSGDFPQPPTVVAEPIDPATGCLAAPGSPDARQEYYLAGTEPTTDCSGQHGAVGAPQAAPQPPPAAPAPGAEPLPAGATENGAADEVPPPAPAH, from the coding sequence TTGGTTTCCCTCTCCTTGTTGCGTAAAGAAATCCTCTGCCGGTTTGTCGCCGGCCTGTTCCTGCTTCTTCTGCTCATCCCCGCCCCTGCCCGGGCCCAGGCCCAGGACCGGATAGCCGCCTATCCGCTCCTGCCGGCCGGTTATTCGTCGATCCGGGTCTTCGACCGTCATGGCCGGTTCGTCGGCCGTATCCTCCCCGAACAGCGCTACTGGGTCCCCCTCGACCGGATTCCCGTCTTCCTGCAGAGGGCGGTGGTCGCCGTGGAAGATGCCCGTTTCTATGAACATGGCGGCATTGATATGGTGGGGATCGCCCGGGCGCTGGTGAAGGACGTCGTCAAGGGGAAATTCGTCGAAGGGGGCTCGACGATCACCCAGCAGTTGATCAAGAACCTCTATCTCTCCGGGGAGAAGACCCTTGACCGGAAGGTCAAGGAAGGGCTGATGGCCATCGAGTTCGAAAAGAAGTACACCAAGCAGCAGATCCTGGAGATGTACTTCAACCGGATTTACTACGGCAACGGCGCCTGGGGGATTGCCCAGGCGGCCCGCCTCTATTTCGACAAGAACCCGGATGAGCTGAGCGATGCCGAATGCGCCCTGCTCGCCGGCATCCCCAAAAATCCGGTCCGTTACAACCCGCTCGGCAAAGCGGCCAACGTCGCGACCCGGCGGGACGTGGTCCTCCGGCGGATGGTCGACCAGAAGATCATCACCGCCCGGCAGCGGCAGAAGCTGCGCGCCCATCCGGTGACGGTCGTCCCGCCGAGCCAGACGCCGCGCTACCTGGCCTATCTTCGTGGCAAGCTGATCGAGCGTTACGGGGCCGGGGTCGTCGACCAGGGGGGGCTGGAGGTGACCGCCGCCCTCGACCTGAAACTGCAGAAAACGGCGGAAAAGGCGCTGCACGACGGGGCGGGGCGCATCTCGCCGACCCTGCAGGGGGCCTTGCTCTGCCTCGATCCAACCAGCGGCGATGTGCTGGCGGCCGTTGGTGGGGTCGAGGCCGCGGCGAGTTCCTACAATCGGGTCTTTGCCGCCCGCCGCCAGCCCGGTTCGGCGATCAAGCCGTTGCTTTACGCCGCGGCCCTGGACAAGGGGCTCACTGCCAGTAGCATCTGGAGCGATGCGCCGGAGACCTACAACCGGGGGAACGGCGAAACCTGGCGGCCGGAGAATTACGGCAGGGAAACCTTCGGAGAGCTCACCCTCCGCCAGGCGCTGGCCTATTCCAACAACGTCATTGCGGTCAAGGTGCTGGAGACGATCGGCGTCCCCTATTTCGTCGATTTTGCCCGGAAGATGGGGGTGTCGCTACAGGCGGCAAATGGTCTCTCCCTGGCGCTGGGGACCGCGGACGTCAGCCTCAACGACATGGTCCTTGCCTATGCCCCCCTGGCTACTGGCGGGAGCCGGCCCGAAGAACGGGCGATCATCCGGATCTTCGACCGGCGGCGCCGTACTTGGACAGAAAATCCGCCGGCCAGCACGCCGGTGCTGGCGCCGGCCACTGCCTTCGTCACCACCCAGATGCTGAAGGACGTCCTGACCTACGGGACCGCCAAGGCCCTGAAGAAATTCAGCCAGCGACACCCGGCCGCCGGCAAGACCGGCACTACCAGCGATTACCGCGATGCCTGGTTCATCGGCTATACCCCGCAACTGATCACCGGCGTTTGGCTTGGCTACGACAAACCGAAGCCGGGGGGTAAAGGCTTTACCGGCGGGGTCGCCGCCGCCCCGATCTGGGAGCGCTTCATGCGCCAGGCGGTGGCCGATCGGCCGAGCGGTGATTTCCCGCAGCCGCCGACGGTGGTCGCCGAGCCGATCGATCCGGCGACCGGCTGCCTGGCGGCGCCGGGGAGTCCGGACGCCCGGCAGGAGTACTACCTTGCCGGCACCGAGCCGACCACCGACTGCTCGGGACAGCACGGCGCCGTCGGTGCGCCGCAGGCAGCGCCCCAGCCACCGCCGGCTGCGCCGGCGCCGGGAGCAGAGCCGTTGCCGGCCGGCGCCACGGAGAACGGCGCAGCTGACGAAGTCCCGCCGCCAGCCCCGGCGCATTAG
- the ablB gene encoding putative beta-lysine N-acetyltransferase, with amino-acid sequence MSDVLERIGSSLVQHGPHNNRVYLMKLEAGDYPGIIGRLDALATGRGYDKIFAKVPERALSGFLDNGYRLEAAIPDFFADGSAACFLGKYLDTARQDERQPVLVEEILATARRQEPMATARPLPEGFACRLAGEGDVTAMAAVYRQVFASYPFPIHDPAFIRAAMGDATLYCGVWHAGRLAALSSAEMDPASGAAEMTDFATLPEYRGQGLALYLLRQLETAMAFRGIRSLFTIARAYSFGMNITFARNGYRFGGTLPANTNIAGALESMNVWYKSLPTATGDGAA; translated from the coding sequence ATGAGTGATGTCCTGGAGCGTATCGGCAGTTCGCTGGTCCAGCACGGTCCGCATAACAATCGGGTCTATCTCATGAAACTGGAGGCCGGCGACTATCCGGGCATTATCGGCCGGCTCGATGCCCTCGCCACGGGCCGCGGTTATGACAAGATCTTTGCCAAGGTGCCGGAGCGAGCGCTGTCTGGCTTTCTCGACAATGGCTACCGGCTGGAAGCGGCCATTCCGGATTTCTTTGCTGACGGGTCCGCTGCCTGTTTCCTTGGCAAGTATCTCGACACCGCACGGCAGGACGAACGTCAGCCGGTGCTAGTCGAGGAAATCCTGGCAACGGCGCGACGGCAGGAACCAATGGCCACTGCCCGGCCACTGCCCGAGGGGTTTGCCTGCCGGCTCGCCGGGGAGGGGGACGTCACGGCAATGGCTGCGGTTTACCGGCAGGTGTTTGCCAGCTATCCGTTCCCGATCCATGATCCGGCGTTTATCCGGGCCGCTATGGGAGACGCGACGCTCTATTGCGGCGTCTGGCACGCGGGGCGGCTCGCGGCCCTTTCTTCGGCGGAAATGGACCCGGCGAGCGGGGCGGCGGAGATGACCGACTTCGCCACGCTGCCCGAGTACCGGGGGCAGGGGCTGGCCCTCTACCTGCTCCGCCAACTGGAGACGGCCATGGCATTCCGCGGTATCCGCTCGCTCTTCACCATCGCCCGGGCCTATTCGTTCGGCATGAATATCACCTTCGCCCGGAACGGCTATCGCTTCGGGGGCACCCTTCCTGCCAATACCAATATCGCCGGCGCTCTGGAAAGCATGAATGTCTGGTACAAGTCGCTGCCAACCGCCACTGGTGACGGGGCCGCATAA
- the ablA gene encoding lysine 2,3-aminomutase translates to MVYSQKQQDIAGKIDRAVDRSLWEDWRWQVRHTIHDLPTFERLLGVEFSAETRAQFSHTVAKFPLAVTPYYLSLIDRDNYAADPVFKQAFPSSAELEVGPHDHEDPLDEEADSPAPGITHRYPDRVLFHVSNVCSMYCRHCTRKRKVGDVDSIPGKEQILAGLAYIRRTPVVRDVLLSGGDPLMLANDYLDWILGELRAIPHVQVIRIGTRMPVVLPYRVTEALVAVLKKHHPLWLNTHFNHPREITTSAREAMARLANAGIPLGNQTVLLAGVNDCPLIIRTLVQKLVENRVRPYYLYQCDLAEGLSHFRTPVGKGMEIMESLIGHTSGFAVPTYVIDAPGGGGKIPVMPTYLISQATNKVVLRNYEGVITTYQEPDNYQPAFCDRDCAGCKLDLHLEGTEEYPAIGIERLISDYDEAISLTPEDNDRMKRRNDE, encoded by the coding sequence ATGGTTTATTCACAGAAGCAGCAGGATATCGCCGGCAAAATCGATCGGGCCGTCGACCGCTCCCTCTGGGAGGACTGGCGATGGCAGGTCCGGCATACGATCCACGACCTGCCGACATTCGAACGGCTGCTCGGCGTGGAGTTTTCAGCCGAAACCAGAGCCCAGTTCTCCCATACCGTTGCCAAGTTCCCGTTGGCTGTAACACCTTATTACCTGTCACTTATCGATCGGGACAACTATGCTGCCGACCCGGTATTCAAACAGGCATTTCCGTCATCGGCCGAGCTGGAGGTCGGGCCGCACGACCATGAGGACCCACTGGACGAAGAAGCCGACAGCCCGGCACCGGGGATTACTCATCGCTACCCCGACCGGGTTCTTTTTCACGTCAGTAACGTCTGCTCGATGTACTGTCGGCACTGCACCAGGAAACGCAAGGTGGGAGACGTGGATTCCATCCCCGGCAAGGAACAAATCCTGGCAGGGCTGGCGTATATCCGCCGAACTCCGGTGGTCCGCGACGTGCTGCTCTCCGGCGGCGACCCGCTGATGCTAGCCAACGACTACCTGGACTGGATTCTGGGCGAATTGCGGGCGATTCCGCATGTGCAGGTGATCAGGATCGGTACCCGGATGCCGGTGGTGTTGCCCTACCGGGTCACCGAAGCGTTGGTGGCGGTGCTCAAGAAACACCACCCCCTCTGGCTCAATACCCACTTCAACCATCCGCGGGAGATTACCACCTCAGCCAGGGAAGCCATGGCGCGGCTGGCCAATGCCGGCATCCCGCTTGGCAACCAGACTGTCCTTTTGGCCGGGGTTAACGACTGCCCGCTGATCATCAGGACGCTGGTGCAGAAGCTGGTTGAAAACCGGGTTCGTCCTTATTACCTCTACCAGTGCGATCTGGCGGAGGGGCTGAGCCACTTCCGGACACCGGTGGGGAAGGGGATGGAGATCATGGAAAGTCTGATCGGCCATACCAGCGGCTTTGCCGTTCCCACCTACGTGATCGACGCGCCGGGTGGTGGGGGGAAGATCCCGGTGATGCCCACTTACCTGATTTCCCAGGCGACCAACAAGGTGGTCCTCCGGAATTACGAAGGAGTGATTACTACCTACCAGGAACCGGACAACTATCAGCCGGCCTTCTGCGACCGCGACTGCGCCGGGTGCAAGCTCGATCTGCATCTTGAGGGGACGGAGGAGTATCCGGCAATCGGTATCGAACGGCTGATCTCCGATTACGACGAGGCTATTTCACTCACTCCCGAGGATAATGACCGGATGAAGCGGAGGAACGATGAGTGA
- a CDS encoding glycine zipper family protein → MKSKRVRKLALIMTFLLAGGCATMPTGPSVLVLPAPGKSLEQFRVDDLVCRQWAGQQIGLSAQETANQNTLGGAAIGTALGAGAGALLGAASGHAGAGAAIGAGSGLLLGTAAGAGAGETYGWQAQERYDYAYVQCMYAKGNQIPGQVHRYRIRRLTPSTPPPPPSGGSAVPPDYVPEGDAVE, encoded by the coding sequence ATGAAGAGCAAACGAGTGCGAAAGCTGGCGTTGATCATGACATTCCTTTTGGCGGGCGGTTGCGCGACCATGCCGACCGGGCCGAGTGTCTTGGTGCTGCCGGCGCCGGGGAAATCCCTGGAACAGTTCCGGGTCGATGACTTGGTCTGCCGGCAGTGGGCCGGCCAGCAGATTGGCCTCTCCGCCCAGGAGACCGCTAACCAGAATACCCTGGGGGGCGCCGCCATCGGGACGGCTCTCGGCGCCGGCGCCGGGGCGCTTCTCGGCGCGGCCTCCGGCCATGCCGGCGCCGGGGCGGCCATTGGTGCCGGCAGCGGTTTGCTGCTCGGGACGGCGGCCGGGGCCGGAGCCGGTGAGACCTACGGCTGGCAGGCGCAGGAGCGGTACGACTACGCTTATGTCCAGTGCATGTATGCCAAGGGGAACCAGATTCCCGGCCAGGTGCACCGGTACCGGATCCGGCGGCTGACCCCGTCGACCCCGCCCCCACCGCCGTCAGGCGGTAGTGCGGTACCGCCCGACTACGTTCCCGAGGGGGACGCGGTCGAGTAG
- a CDS encoding dTMP kinase, with amino-acid sequence MSKGKLVVIEGIYGTGKLAVNLAERLRETLVRQGKEVYEIDSPDTGRAQLMGAQDLDCGWRYGQFRADFLYELASRARACAVIRDELRSGKIVICKNFTISSIAYAKIKGHDWFREDLNCLEARARGLNFGGEVIPDLTIYLDLAPEIALERLGTRIDGFFSPNDIHRQAACYKKELSNLPQDKVGIIDAGKPEELIAAEALALIAELA; translated from the coding sequence ATGAGCAAAGGGAAGCTGGTCGTCATCGAGGGGATTTACGGGACAGGAAAGCTGGCGGTGAACCTGGCCGAACGGCTGAGGGAAACGCTGGTCCGCCAGGGAAAAGAGGTCTACGAGATCGACAGCCCGGACACCGGCCGCGCCCAGCTGATGGGAGCCCAGGATCTGGACTGCGGCTGGCGCTACGGCCAGTTCCGCGCCGATTTCCTTTACGAACTCGCTTCGCGGGCCCGGGCCTGCGCAGTGATCCGCGACGAGCTGCGGTCCGGCAAGATCGTCATCTGCAAGAACTTCACGATCTCTTCCATCGCCTACGCCAAGATCAAGGGGCACGACTGGTTCCGCGAAGACCTCAACTGCCTCGAAGCCCGCGCCCGCGGCCTGAATTTCGGCGGCGAAGTGATCCCCGACCTGACCATCTATCTCGACCTCGCCCCGGAGATCGCTCTCGAACGGCTCGGTACGCGGATCGACGGTTTTTTCTCCCCCAACGACATCCATCGCCAGGCGGCCTGTTACAAAAAAGAGCTGTCAAACCTGCCGCAGGACAAGGTGGGGATTATCGACGCCGGCAAGCCGGAAGAGCTGATCGCCGCCGAGGCGCTGGCGCTCATCGCCGAACTCGCCTGA
- a CDS encoding ABC-F family ATP-binding cassette domain-containing protein produces the protein MIHLSNITKQHGAQLLFRDASFQILPGSRTGLVGPNGAGKTTIFRLITGEEEADAGEISCGKKTTIGYFSQDVGEMAGRSALEEVMAGSAATVQLAGELKAMERAMAEPLGDDELAALLERYGTAMEEFEHRGGYDLDSRAQAVLTGLGIGPDRFNLPVESFSGGWKMRIGLARILTLQPDVLLLDEPTNHLDVESIIWLEEWLATEFGGALLMTSHDRDFMNRIVSRIIEVNNKTVTTYGGNYDFYERERELRHEQLVASHRRQQEMLAKEEEFIARFAARASHAAQVQSRVKKLEKIERIELPAEERAVRFAFNEPPRSGDDVVVMNGLAKSWQGADGLEKPVFSGISGIVRRGEKIAVVGVNGAGKSTFLKALAGQTAPTAGTVVRGANVELGYFSQHAMELLDPRKTVFETVQEAMPLATIGVIRNLLGAFLFSGDAVEKRIENLSGGERSRVVLATLLARPHNFLVLDEPTNHLDIKSREILLDALRNFTGTVLLVSHDRHFLRSLVDRVYEIDHGELRVYQGDYAYYLHKVHGEAA, from the coding sequence ATGATTCATCTGTCGAACATCACCAAACAGCACGGCGCTCAGCTGCTGTTCCGCGACGCCAGCTTCCAGATCCTCCCCGGGTCGCGGACCGGGCTGGTCGGACCGAACGGCGCCGGCAAGACCACCATCTTCCGGCTGATCACCGGCGAGGAAGAGGCGGACGCCGGCGAGATCAGCTGCGGCAAAAAGACCACCATCGGCTACTTTTCCCAGGACGTGGGGGAAATGGCCGGCCGAAGCGCCCTGGAAGAGGTGATGGCCGGCTCGGCGGCGACGGTGCAGCTGGCCGGCGAGCTGAAAGCGATGGAGCGGGCGATGGCCGAACCGCTGGGGGACGACGAGCTGGCGGCGCTGTTGGAGCGCTACGGCACCGCCATGGAGGAGTTCGAGCATCGCGGCGGCTACGATCTCGACAGCCGTGCCCAGGCGGTGCTGACCGGTCTCGGCATCGGCCCCGACCGCTTCAACCTGCCGGTGGAGTCGTTCAGCGGCGGCTGGAAGATGCGGATCGGCCTGGCCCGGATTCTCACCCTCCAGCCCGACGTACTGCTGCTCGACGAGCCGACCAACCATCTGGACGTCGAATCGATCATCTGGCTGGAGGAGTGGCTGGCGACAGAGTTCGGCGGGGCGCTGCTGATGACCAGCCACGACCGCGACTTCATGAACCGGATCGTCAGCCGGATCATCGAGGTGAACAACAAGACGGTCACCACCTACGGCGGCAATTACGATTTCTACGAACGGGAGCGGGAGCTCCGCCACGAGCAGCTGGTGGCGAGCCACCGGCGGCAGCAGGAGATGCTCGCCAAGGAGGAGGAATTCATCGCCCGCTTCGCCGCCCGCGCCTCCCATGCGGCCCAGGTTCAGTCCCGGGTGAAGAAGCTGGAGAAGATCGAGCGGATCGAGCTGCCGGCCGAGGAGCGGGCGGTTCGCTTCGCCTTCAACGAACCGCCGCGCAGCGGTGACGACGTGGTGGTGATGAATGGGCTGGCCAAGAGCTGGCAAGGGGCGGACGGTCTTGAAAAACCGGTTTTCAGCGGTATTTCCGGTATCGTCCGGCGGGGGGAGAAAATTGCCGTCGTCGGGGTGAACGGCGCCGGCAAGTCGACCTTTCTCAAGGCGCTGGCCGGGCAGACCGCCCCGACCGCCGGCACCGTCGTCCGGGGGGCGAACGTGGAGCTCGGCTACTTCAGCCAGCACGCCATGGAGTTGCTCGATCCGCGGAAGACGGTCTTCGAGACTGTCCAGGAAGCGATGCCGCTGGCGACCATCGGCGTGATCCGCAATCTCCTCGGCGCCTTCCTCTTCTCCGGTGACGCGGTGGAGAAGCGGATCGAGAACCTTTCGGGCGGCGAACGGAGCCGGGTGGTGCTGGCGACGCTTTTGGCCCGGCCGCACAACTTCCTGGTGCTCGATGAGCCGACCAACCACCTGGACATCAAGTCACGGGAAATCCTGCTCGACGCCCTGCGGAACTTCACCGGCACGGTCCTGCTGGTCAGCCACGACCGCCACTTCCTCCGCTCCCTCGTCGACCGGGTCTACGAGATCGACCATGGCGAGCTGCGGGTTTACCAGGGGGACTACGCCTACTACCTGCACAAGGTCCACGGCGAAGCGGCCTGA
- a CDS encoding ABC-F family ATP-binding cassette domain-containing protein produces the protein MISATNVSLAYGKRVIFKDVNIKFVPGNCYGLIGANGAGKSTFLKILAGELEADSGTVSVGPRERIAVLKQDQFAFDEHTVFNTVIMGHARLYEVMTAREALYAKADFSEEDGIRSAELEAEFAELNGYEAESEAAVLLNGLGIPEELRHKQMKELEGGDKVRVLLAQALFGSPDVLLLDEPTNHLDLKSIAWLAEFLFRFPNTVIVVSHDRHFLNQVCTHVADIDFGRIQVYVGNYDFWYQASQLTLKQKQDENRKVTERANELKEFIQRFSSNASKAKQATSRKRLLEKLTVEEMPVSSRKYPYVVFKPERPCGDIILEITNLAKAIDGVPVLQDLTLTVRKGDKIALVGGNGLAKTTLFQILAGELEPDSGSFRWGVTITSAYFPKENAAYFANDLNLIEWLGQYSPPSEGESFARGFLGRMLFSGDEATKKTAVLSGGERVRCMLARMMLTGANVLLLDEPTNHLDLESITALNNGLIAFPEVLLFASHDHEFVATVANRIVEITPGGVIDRVMGFEEYLESAEVAETRDRLWHGHHDLTL, from the coding sequence ATGATTAGTGCTACCAATGTCAGCCTTGCCTATGGCAAGCGGGTCATTTTCAAGGACGTCAACATCAAGTTTGTGCCGGGCAACTGCTACGGCCTGATCGGCGCCAACGGCGCCGGCAAATCCACCTTCCTCAAGATCCTCGCCGGCGAGCTCGAAGCGGACTCGGGGACCGTCTCGGTCGGGCCGCGGGAGCGGATCGCCGTGCTGAAACAGGACCAGTTCGCCTTCGATGAGCATACCGTCTTCAACACCGTCATCATGGGGCATGCCCGGCTGTACGAAGTGATGACCGCCCGGGAGGCGCTGTACGCCAAGGCCGATTTTTCCGAAGAGGACGGGATCCGTTCGGCGGAGCTGGAGGCCGAGTTCGCCGAGCTGAACGGTTACGAGGCGGAGTCCGAGGCGGCGGTGCTGCTCAACGGCCTCGGCATTCCCGAAGAGCTGCGGCACAAGCAGATGAAGGAGCTGGAGGGGGGCGACAAGGTCCGGGTGCTGCTGGCCCAGGCGCTGTTCGGCAGCCCGGACGTGCTGCTGCTCGACGAGCCGACCAACCACCTGGACCTGAAGTCGATCGCCTGGCTGGCGGAGTTCCTCTTCCGCTTCCCCAACACGGTGATCGTCGTCTCCCACGATCGCCACTTCCTCAACCAGGTCTGCACCCATGTCGCCGATATCGACTTCGGCCGGATTCAGGTCTACGTCGGCAACTATGATTTCTGGTACCAGGCGAGCCAGCTGACCCTGAAGCAGAAGCAGGACGAGAACCGCAAGGTTACCGAGCGGGCCAACGAACTGAAGGAGTTCATCCAGCGCTTCAGCTCCAATGCCTCCAAGGCCAAGCAGGCCACCTCGCGGAAACGGCTGCTGGAGAAGCTGACCGTCGAGGAGATGCCGGTTTCGTCGCGCAAGTACCCTTACGTGGTCTTCAAGCCGGAGCGTCCCTGCGGCGACATCATCCTCGAGATCACCAACCTCGCCAAGGCGATCGACGGTGTGCCGGTGCTCCAGGATCTGACCCTGACGGTGCGTAAAGGGGACAAAATTGCCCTGGTCGGCGGCAACGGCCTGGCCAAGACGACCCTCTTCCAGATCCTGGCCGGCGAACTGGAGCCGGACAGCGGCAGCTTCCGCTGGGGGGTGACCATCACCAGCGCCTATTTCCCGAAGGAGAACGCCGCCTATTTCGCCAACGACCTGAACCTGATCGAGTGGCTCGGCCAGTACTCGCCGCCGAGCGAGGGCGAGTCCTTTGCCCGCGGCTTCCTCGGCCGGATGCTCTTCTCCGGCGACGAGGCGACCAAGAAGACCGCCGTTCTCTCCGGCGGCGAGCGGGTTCGCTGCATGCTGGCCCGGATGATGCTCACCGGCGCCAACGTGCTGCTGCTCGACGAACCGACCAACCACCTCGACCTGGAGTCGATCACCGCCCTCAACAACGGCCTGATCGCCTTTCCCGAGGTGCTGCTCTTCGCCTCCCACGACCACGAGTTCGTTGCCACCGTGGCGAACCGGATCGTCGAGATCACCCCCGGCGGGGTCATCGACCGGGTGATGGGCTTCGAGGAGTACCTGGAAAGCGCCGAAGTGGCCGAGACCCGCGACCGGCTCTGGCATGGCCACCACGACCTGACCCTCTAA
- a CDS encoding CvfB family protein codes for MENSAQPELCRVHILRVARVDQRGIWLEAGGRLAHLPRREVPEAAAGDELAAFLYQDQTGELQATCRQPLAQAGEFALLTVRSVGPHGAFLDWGLAKDLLVPASLQQERLQVGESCLVKVAVDRQGRPFGNARIDDCLDYGRPALQEGAAVTLLVWQLTELGAKVIVDDRFPGLLYRDELPAGVRPGIRLAGYVKRLRPDGKLDVTLHKVGAAGVADAREAILAALAAHGGSLPLHDQSSPEAIQQTLGMSKKTFKKAVGGLYKEGLVTLAATGVALTAKKPGPKRP; via the coding sequence GTGGAAAACTCCGCACAACCCGAACTATGCCGGGTGCACATCCTGCGGGTTGCCCGGGTCGACCAGCGGGGAATCTGGCTGGAGGCCGGCGGGCGACTGGCGCATCTCCCCCGGCGGGAGGTCCCGGAGGCGGCGGCCGGCGACGAGCTGGCGGCGTTCCTCTATCAGGACCAGACCGGGGAGTTGCAGGCCACCTGCCGGCAGCCGCTGGCCCAGGCCGGCGAATTCGCCCTGCTGACGGTCCGTTCGGTCGGTCCCCACGGCGCCTTTCTCGACTGGGGGCTGGCCAAGGACCTGCTCGTGCCGGCCAGTCTCCAGCAGGAGCGCTTGCAGGTCGGCGAGAGCTGCCTGGTGAAAGTAGCCGTCGACCGGCAGGGGCGGCCGTTCGGCAATGCCCGGATCGACGATTGCCTGGACTATGGCCGGCCTGCGCTGCAGGAAGGGGCGGCGGTGACCCTGCTCGTCTGGCAGCTCACCGAGCTCGGCGCCAAGGTGATCGTTGACGACCGGTTCCCCGGGCTGCTCTATCGGGACGAGCTGCCGGCCGGCGTCCGCCCCGGCATCCGCCTGGCCGGTTACGTCAAGCGGCTCCGGCCGGACGGCAAGCTGGATGTGACGTTGCACAAGGTCGGCGCGGCGGGGGTGGCCGACGCCCGCGAGGCGATCCTGGCGGCGCTGGCGGCCCACGGCGGCAGTCTCCCCCTCCATGACCAGAGCTCGCCGGAGGCCATTCAGCAGACCCTCGGGATGAGCAAGAAGACCTTCAAGAAGGCGGTCGGCGGCCTTTATAAGGAAGGGCTGGTGACGCTCGCCGCCACCGGCGTCGCGCTGACCGCGAAGAAACCCGGGCCGAAGCGGCCCTGA
- a CDS encoding DUF3862 domain-containing protein — MRRRIRLLIACSLLALLFGCSKLTMENYEKLQMGLGYDEVVDILGKPDHCSEALFVRSCVWGDEQRNITVNFVGGKVVLFTSKNLK, encoded by the coding sequence GTGCGAAGACGGATACGGCTGCTGATCGCCTGCTCGCTGCTGGCACTGCTGTTCGGCTGCAGCAAGCTGACCATGGAGAATTACGAAAAGCTGCAGATGGGGCTCGGTTATGACGAGGTGGTCGATATCCTCGGCAAGCCCGACCACTGTTCGGAGGCGCTGTTCGTCCGGAGTTGCGTCTGGGGGGACGAACAGCGGAACATCACGGTCAACTTCGTCGGCGGCAAGGTGGTGCTGTTCACCAGCAAGAATCTCAAGTAG
- a CDS encoding arsenate reductase family protein — protein MATIIFWEKPGCQGNARQKEILLASGHQLEVRNLLAEPWSEERLALFFGDRPVVEWFNPAHPRIKSGEVVPASFGREEALRLMVAEPLFIVRPLMQVGEERLAGFEVAQVHNWLGLALATVGERDPRNCPCVTRSAPAGGRP, from the coding sequence ATGGCGACGATCATTTTCTGGGAAAAGCCGGGGTGCCAGGGGAATGCCCGGCAGAAGGAAATCCTGCTTGCCTCCGGGCATCAGCTGGAGGTGCGCAACCTGCTTGCCGAGCCGTGGAGCGAGGAGCGCCTGGCGCTCTTCTTCGGCGACCGGCCGGTCGTGGAGTGGTTCAATCCGGCCCATCCGCGGATCAAATCGGGCGAGGTGGTGCCGGCGTCCTTCGGCCGGGAGGAGGCGCTGCGGCTGATGGTGGCCGAGCCGCTCTTCATCGTCCGGCCGCTGATGCAGGTCGGCGAGGAACGGCTGGCCGGCTTCGAGGTGGCCCAGGTGCACAACTGGCTCGGGCTGGCGCTTGCCACCGTCGGCGAGCGGGATCCGCGGAACTGTCCCTGCGTGACCCGGAGCGCCCCGGCGGGAGGCCGGCCATGA
- a CDS encoding VOC family protein, whose protein sequence is MANPFVHVELATNDLARAKAFYGELFDWQLEEISGMDYTLIKVGEGTGGGIMKNPVPGAPSFWLAYVLVDDAAAATDKARALGATICKGVTEVPGIGWFSVITDPTGATLALWQMNPAAGKAAG, encoded by the coding sequence ATGGCAAATCCGTTCGTGCATGTTGAACTGGCGACCAACGACCTGGCCAGGGCCAAGGCGTTTTACGGCGAACTGTTCGATTGGCAGCTGGAAGAAATTTCGGGAATGGACTACACGCTGATCAAGGTCGGCGAAGGGACCGGCGGGGGGATAATGAAAAACCCCGTTCCCGGCGCCCCGTCGTTCTGGCTCGCCTACGTGCTGGTCGATGACGCGGCCGCCGCCACCGACAAGGCCCGCGCCCTCGGGGCAACGATCTGCAAAGGGGTCACCGAGGTCCCTGGCATCGGCTGGTTCAGCGTCATCACCGACCCGACCGGCGCGACGCTGGCGCTCTGGCAGATGAACCCGGCAGCCGGCAAAGCCGCCGGCTGA